The Aestuariibaculum lutulentum genome segment AGGGTATTGCCGGGTGTATTCCTGCACTTAATTACCGAACTTTAGACGAATTAAAAGTTGCTATAAAAGACTTAAAAGCATCTAAAGTTCAAGGAGGCTCATTCGGATTTAATTTAATCGTTAACAAATCGAATATTAAATATAAGGAACAGTTACGGGTACTTTGTGAAGAAGGCTGCGACTTTATTATAACTTCATTAGGGAGTCCTGAAGAAACTATTAAGGAAGCTCATAAATATGGTATTAAAGTATTTTGTGATGTGGTGGACTTAAAGTATGCCAGAAAAGTGGAAGCTTTGGGGGCCGATGCGGTAATTGCCGTTAATAATGAAGCCGGAGGACATCGTGGCGATTTATCACCTGAAACACTTATAAAATTACTAACGGCGCAATGTAAAATCCCTGTTATTTCTGCCGGAGGTGTGGGATGTAAAGCCGATGTTGACAGGATGCTGAATTACGGTGCTGCTGGAGTTTCGGTTGGAAGTCCGTTTATTGCTTCGGTAGAGGCTAATGTCACCGACGAATATAAACAAGCCTGTATTAAATATGGTGTCGGCGATATTGTTATGACTGAGCGTATTTCAGGTACACCATGTACAGTTATTAATACGCCTTATGTTCAAAAAATAGGAACCAAAGCTACCTGGCTTGAATCGGTTTTAAACCGACATAAAAAACTTAAAAAGTGGGTGAAAATGATTCGGTTTTCAATAGGGATGAATGCTACAAAAAATGCAGCTACCAAAGCGACATATAAAACGGTTTGGGTGGCGGGCCCAAGCATTGAGCACACCACTGAAGTTTTGCCTGTTTCATTAATTGTAAAACGCTTAGTTGAATAAGATATTTAATTCTTAATAGTTTGTTTTAACTTTGTTTGGTAAAAAGAAGAAACTAAACAATAATGAAATATAGAAATTTAGGACAAAATGGCTTTCAGGTTAGTGAGGTTGGATTAGGATGTTGGCAATTGGGTGCCGATTGGGGGCAAGATTTGTCGAAAGAATTGGCATTCGAAATTTTAAACGAAGCTGTAAAAAGGGATATTACTTTTTTTGATACCGCGGATGTATACGGTAACGGAAAAAGTGAAGCTTTAATAGGCGAATTTTTAAAAACCTGTGAAAATCCAATTCGGGTAGCTACTAAATTTGGAAGAGCGGCCAATGCTTTCCCAGATAAATATACCAAGGAGGTATTACGAAATACTGTTGAAGGTTCTTTAGAACGGTTAGGAACAGATAGTTTAGATTTATTACAACTACATTGTATTCCAACACAGTCTTTAAAAGACGGAGAGGTATTCGATTGGTTACGTGAATTGAAATCGGAAGGTTTAATTAAGCATTTTGGAGCAAGTGTAGAAACCGTTGAAGAAGGTTTAATTTGTTTACAACAGGAAGGTTTATTGTCCTTACAGGTTATTTTCAATATTTTCCGTCAGAAATTGGTAGACGAATTATTGCCACAGGCACAGGACAAAGGCGTGGGAATTATTGTGCGATTACCATTAGCGAGTGGTTTGTTAACCGGAAAATTTAATGAAAATACCATTTTTGCTGAAGATGATCACAGAAACTTTAATCGCGACGGTCAAGCGTTTAATGTTGGTGAAACTTTTGCAGGCCTTCCTTTTGAAAAGGGATTAAAGTTTGTTAAAGAAATAAAGAAAAATATACTTCCCGATGAATTAACCATGGTGCAATTAGCTTTACGCTGGATTTTAGACCATGAAGCTGTGAGTACAATTATTCCGGGAGCCAGTTCAAAGCAACAGGTTATAGGTAATGCCCAGGCATCTGGTTTAAACACGTTATCTCCCATTGTGCATCAGGCATTAACTCAGTTATATAAAGAAAAGGTTCACGACTGTATTCGAGGCGGATATTAATCTTTTCATTTTTAATAAAATATAAACCATGGCAACCATCAAATACTCTATTTATGGTTGCTATGTTTTTTTTATGTTAAAAGATATTTGGAATCGTTAAAACGTTTGATTTTAAGTTATTAATAAGCTAACTTCGTAAGGAACATATTAAAAACCTTAACTTATGAAATACTTAAGCTTAACTTTTTGTATTGCTTGTCTTCTATTTGTTTTTTCATGTAAAACATCACAGTCTACAACAGATGCCATATATAATTCATCATGGGAACTAGAATATGTTACAGGACCTCGAATAGCATTTGATGGTCTTTATCCGAACAAAAAACCTCAAATAACTTTTAGTAAAGAAGAAGGGAAAGTTATGGGAAACAATGGCTGTAATGGATATTCGGCAGATTATACTTTAGAAGGAAATAAATTGTCTTTCGGAGAGCCGGGACCAACAACTTTAATGTTTTGTGAAGGTGGAGGAGAAGTGGTATTTCTTAAAACTATGAAGAAAATAGATGCTTATAGTATTGATGCCGATGGAAAATTGAATTTATTGATGGGCGATTTACCTATGATGCGCTTCAAAAAAGTAACACCATAAGTCATGTTTAGGTTTGCTTTTGTATTCATAGGTTTCTTGATTTTACTCATTGGATGTAAAAATAAGAATACTGAAAAATTGGAAACTTCAGATACTGAATTATCAGACACGTTGAAAGTTCAAACAAAAAAAGAATATTCAGAAACACTTGAGTCTGGTTCTTATTTTAAAGCAGCAGGAACCGAAACATTTTGGGGTTTGGAAATTGCAGATAATAAAATTGAATTGAAGATGATGAGTGATACCATTATAACACCGCATATTGATCCTGTTCGTGCTATGGATGCTAACGTAAAGCGTTATCATGTAGAAACAGAAGCTGTGGTTTTAACGATTCAGATTTCAAAACGCAATTGTATAAACGCTATGTCAGGCGAGTCGTTTCCTTATGCTGTAACTATTAATTATAATTATACAGGAGAAACAGCAAATCATACCTTAGCAGGCTGTGGTTATTACACAACATCTTTGCAGACAGGTTGCTACGTATATAGTGGAGACGGAAATGAGTTGCTATTTCAAATTACCGATGTGAGTGACGATGTTTACGGTCGGTTAAACTACAGGTATCACGAAAAAGATGAGAACATGGGTAATTTTAGAGGGAAGTTGTATCGCGATAAGCTTCTGGGTACATTTACTTTTATATCGGAAGGTATAGAAAGCGTTAGGGAAGTCGCGTTTTTAGTGAAAAAAGATACTCTAATTGAAGGATTCGGCACCTTAAACGAAACGGGAACAGCCTTTAAGTTTAGAGATAGTATTGCTTATTCTTCTAAAATGCCTCTGGTGAAAACCAATTGTAAATAACATTTATATTAACCATTTATGAAAACACGGTTGGCTTATAGTATTGCTATATTGGGCTGGTTTGCCGTAATAATGCAGTTTTTTTTGATGCTAATGGATAAAACCATGTCTTCGGTTGAATCGATAGAACGGTTTTTTAGTTATTTCACCATATTAACAAACACCATTGTAGCACTGTTTTTTACCATGAAAAGTTTAAACTTTCAAAAGGTGGATTACAAAACATGGTTAACACCAATTGCGGTTTATATTACGGTGGTTTGCGTAGTATATCAAACCTTATTGAGATCGGTCTGGACACCTGAAGGTTTTCAGATTATTATAGACGAATTACTTCATAGTATTATTCCTGTTTTAACCGTGGTGTATTGGTTTTTGTACGATGGAGCCAAACATGTTGTTTGGTCTTTAATTCCGAAATGGTTGATTTACCCGTTGGTGTATTTAATATATATATTAACACGAGGTATGTTTTCCGGGTTTTATCCGTACCCGTTTATTAATGTTTTGGAAATAGGTTGGCAACAGACCTTAATTAATAGTGTTTTAATGTGTTTGCTGTTTTTAATGCTATTTTCTATGTTTATTGGTTTAGGACAACGTTTAAAGCTGGGCTACTATAGTTGATTTTATTTTTGGCCATTCTTCTTTTAAAATGCCATAATAACAAGTACTACGCTTAAAACCGTCCAGCATTAAAACATCTTTTCTTAGGATGCCTTCTAAGGTTGCTCCTAATTTTTCAACTGCTTTTCTTGATTTTGTATTGCGTTCATCTACGGTGAAGCAAACTTTGTCGAAGTTCAGCGTTTCAAAAGCATATTCAAGCATTAGGTATTTCATTTGTGTATTTAATCCGCTTCCTTGAAATTCTTTGCCAATCCAGGTCCAGCCAATGTGTAAAAGTTTGTTTTGCCAGTTTACTAGAGCAAAACGAGTACTTCCGGCATATGAGTTCAGTTGTTTGTCAAAAATAATAAAAGGGATTGCTGTTTGGTGGTAATATGCATCAACCGCAGTTTGTACATAATCTTTTAAGTCTTCCGGGGTGTCAATTTTACTCGGCGAATACTGAACAAGATTGGGTTGCTGTGCAATATCTAAAAGGTGTTTGTAGTTGCTTAAATCTAATAAGGTTAGTTTAACACGGTTATTTTCTAAAGTAGGTGCTTTCATAAAATTATTAATAAGGTAAATTTAATTAAAGGTTAATTTTTCATGCCTTTGATTAGCATTTTGTATTTTTACCTGCGCTAATAAAAATACAATATTAAATGCCATTATCTAAAGAGAATGTAATAGCTCAAGCTAATGCAGCTTGCAAAAATACTTTAATGGAAACCTTAGAAATTGAAGTTGTAGATTATGGTGATGATTTTTTAGTGGCTCGTATGCCTGTAAACTCGAGAGTACACCAGCCTGATGGTGTTTTGCACGGTGGTGCAACAGCCGCTTTAGCAGAAAGTGTAGGGAGTTTTGCTTCGCATATTTTTATAGATACCGAAAAGTTTTTTGTGCGTGGTATAGAAATTTCAGCAAACCATTTAAAAAGTATTCGTGAGGGCTTTGTTTATGCTAAAGCAACGTTTGTTCATAAAGGAAGAACAACCCAGTTGCTGGATATCAAAGTAACCGATGAAGACAATAATTTAATCTCGGTTTGTAAATTATCTACCATTTCGTTACCAAAACAAAGATAGTTAATGACCTTATTTAATTTTTTTACCTGTATTGAAACCCAATACAATAACGAGTTGCCTTTTGTTGCTTATAGAAAACCAGGAGAATCATCTATATCGGCGTTTTTACAAAAGGATAATACGTTACATATTACCAAAGATTTTACAGAGAAAGGATTTGTTTTTGCACCTTTCGATGATACTTTAGATGCTATTTTGTTGCCTGCAGATAATGCTTCAAAAATTATTTGTTCAGATTATGAGGTAATACCAACACAACTTAACGGTAAGCCGTTATCTGTTGTGACAGGCGAGCAAAAGGCCTTTCATATTAATTTGGTTAACAAAGGGGTTGAAGCTATTAAAGATGCTGCTTTTGAAAAAGTAGTGTTATCAAGACAGGAAGACGTAGAAATTAAAGAAACTAATCCTATTGAAATTTTTAAAAGTCTTCTTAATCATTATCCTTTAGCCTTTGCGTATTGCTGGTATCATCCAAAAGTGGGTTTATGGTTAGGCGCGACTCCCGAAACTTTGATAAAAATTGAAGGTCAGCAGTTCTCAATTATGTCATTAGCCGGCACTCAGGAATACAACGGTACACTTGATGTGACCTGGCAGAATAAGGAAAGGGAAGAACAACAATTTGTAACTGATTTTATTGTAGATAGCATTAAGCCTTCAGTAGGCCATTTAAAAGTTTCGAAAACAGAGACGGTAAAAGCCGGTAATCTGGTTCATTTAAGAACTCTAATTTCAGCACGACTGGACTCTAATTCAGCGTTAAAGGATGTCATTTCAATAATTCATCCAACGCCAGCCGTTTGTGGTTTGCCTAAACAGGAGTCAAAAGAGTTTATCTTAAAAAATGAAAACTATAATAGAGAATATTATACAGGTTTTTTAGGTGAATTAAATTTAGAAACCGTCGCTAAACCCCGTTCAGGGCGACGTAATATAGAAAACCGGGCATATGCCATTCCTAAGAAAAGTACCCAGTTGTATGTGAATTTACGTTGCATGCAAATTAAAAATAGTACTGCAATTATCTATGTTGGAGGCGGTATCACATCACATTCAAATGCGGAAAGCGAATGGGAAGAAACGGTATCGAAATCTAAAGTGATGAAAAACGTTTTGTAATTAGGGTATTTGCTACGCTATTATTACTTTTACATACTCATTAAAAAGCTATGATGTACCCAAATATCCCTCTTGCTCAAACTGTTATAGAGCTTTGTAAGGCTAAAGGCATTCAACATATTATAATATCTCCGGGAAGTAGAAATGCTCCATTAACACTTGGTTTTTCCAACGATCCGTATTTTAAGTGTTATAGTATTGTCGATGAGCGATGTGCTGCTTTTTTTGCTTTAGGTATTGCGCAACAAATACAGGAGCCAACAGCTGTGGTATGTACATCGGGTAGTGCTTTGTTGAATTATTATCCGGCGGTAGCTGAAGCGTTTTACAGCGATATTCCGTTAGTAGTTTTGTCGGCAGATCGACCAAAGCATTTAATTGGTATTGGTGATGGACAAACGATAAATCAGAAAAACGTTTTTGATAATCATATTCTGTATTCAGCGAATCTGAAATTAGATTTAAAGGATGAGAATAACCTTCCTGGGAATGAAGATTTACCAATATTTAAGAACATTGAAGACCGATTAGAGCGTTTTTTAGGACTTCAGAAAGATATTCAGTCGTATAACGAGGAAGAAATTCAAACGGCAATAAATCATTCCATTATAAAACAAGGTCCGGTTCATATTAATATTCCTTTTGATGAACCGTTGTATCAAACGGTTGATAAATTAAGTGTATCGCCTAAGGTAACAGAGTTTTCAGTGAAGCAAAAAACGATTGAAACGTATACGCTGCAGGAATGTCTGGAAGATTGGAATGCTGCTACCAAAAAGATGGTTTTGGTTGGAGTAAATCAACCTAATGAGATAGAACGAAAATGGCTTGATGAATTGGCTGAAGACGATAGTGTTATTGTATTTACAGAGACAACATCGAATTTATATCACGACAGCTTTTTCCCGAGTATCGATCAAATGATTGCGCCTCTAACAGAGGAAGAAGAAAAGGAGCTACAGCCTGATATTCTTGTAACTTTTGGAGGACTGATTGTTTCTAAAAAAATTAAAGCATTTTTACGTAAATATCAGCCTAGGGAACACTGGCATATTGGTAAGAAGGATGCCAACGATACATTTTTTTGTTTAAGTAATCACTTGGAGGTTACACCAAATCAGTTTTTCGAAACGTTTTTACCAAAACTTACGCATTATGTAAAGAGCCATTATCATTCTGACTGGAAGAAGGTAAGAACTCAACGAATGGAAAAACATAATCAGTATTTAAATCAAATTCCGTTTAGTGATTTTAAGGTTTTTAATTATTTGTTCAATGCTGTTCCTAATTACACAATATTACAAATAGCCAATAGTTCACCAATTCGTTATGCTCAACTTTTTACAATAAATAAAACTCTGGAGGTGTATTGTAATCGAGGAACCAGTGGAATCGATGGTAGTACGTCTACAGCGATAGGCTGTGCAGTTGCCAATGAAAAGCAAACCACATTTATTACTGGTGATTTAAGTTTTTTATACGATAGTAATGCACTTTGGAATAACTATATACCGGCTAATTTCAGAATTATAGTAGTGAACAATACAGGTGGCGGTATTTTTAGAATTCTTCCTGGGCATAAGGATACTGAAAATTTCGATACTTACTTTGAAACCAATCATAATTTAACAGCAAAGCATTTAAGTGAGATGTATGGTTTCGAGTATATAACAGCTAACGAGGAAACCTCTTTGGAGTATGCTTTAGAAGGTTTTTACGAAAACGGTGAAAGACCAAAATTACTTGAGGTTTTTACGCCTAAACAAGTTAACGACAAAGTCCTTTTAAATTATTTTGAGTTTTTAAAGTAACGGTATTTTATAGATTTGCTCGCGTTTTGTTAATTGACGTATGTAAAATCTGTGTTATATGTGACTATTTCCCTTTTACAGTGTCATAAAATTAAGTATATTTAAAACAACTAATTTTATTAATTTATAAAAGACATTATTATGAGTAAAAGAGATGAGCTTATTGCGAAATATGCTGCCGATTTAAAAGAGAAATGTGGTATTGATGCCGATATGGGTTTATTAACAAAAGTTACAATAGGTTGTGGACCTGCAATTTATAACGCTGATGCAGCAACAGTTTCAGGATCAGATGAAGCAGAGGTAGCTACTGTAAAAAACAATTTTTTAATTAAAAAATTAGGTTTAGCAGACGGGCCAGATTTAGACGCAGGTATTGATGCTGTTATGGAGCAATATGGTAAATCTAATCGTAATAAATACAGAGCGGTGGTTTATTACTTATTAACGAAGCACTTCGGTAAAGAATCTGTTTATTAGAATACACTTAATTATGCATAGAAAAGCGTTGTAATTATATATTGCAGCGCTTTTTTTATGTCTTATATTTATTGGAAAAACTCGTGTTAATATTATTACCTTTGCAGCATGATAAATATAGGGCAAGTTAATACATTAGAAATTCTACGTGAAACCGATCATGGTATTTACTTAGTAGATGAAGAAAATAACGAGGTTTTACTACCAAACAGGTATGTTCCAGAAACTTTTAAAATTTGGGATAAGCTAGATGTTTTTGTGTATTTAGACAATGAAGAACGTCCGGTAGCCACTACCGATATGCCTTATATTAAATTAGGCGAATTCGCTTTATTGCGATGCAGTCAGGTAAACGATTTCGGAGCTTTTTTAGATTGGGGTCTGGTAAAGGAATTATTCTGTCCGTTTAAAGAACAAGCCTTTAAAATGAAGCCTAAAGGATGGTATCTGGTGCATTGTTATATGGACGAGAAAACTGAAAGGTTAGTCGCTTCGAGTAAAACCAACCGTTTTTTGAGCAATAAGGAACTTACCGTTAAGCAGTTTGATGAAGTCGATTTAATTGTTTCACATCCTTCAGAAATTGGCATGAACGTTATTGTCAATAAAAAACATACTGGTTTAGTTTATAACGATCAAATTTTTACAGAATTAAGCGTAGGCGATAAGTTAAAAGGTGTCGTTAAGAAGATTCGTCCCGGTAATAAATTAGATATATCATTGGGGCAAATTGGCTATAGAAATATCGAGCCAAATGCCGAGCGTATTTTAAAGGAGTTAGAAGATAATGGCGGTTATTTAGACTTAACCGATAAATCGAACCCTGAAGATATTAAGGATCTGCTTCAAATGAGTAAAAAGAACTTTAAAAAAGCAGTAGGTTCATTATACAAAGACAAGAAAATTGAGATTAAACCAGACGGCATTTATTTAGTTTAAACCTTATGATTAATCAAGATACCATAGTTGCCTTGGCAACACCTTCGGGAGCAGGTGCCATTGCTGTTATCCGTTTATCAGGTAAAGATGCTATTACTATTGCCGATAGTTGTTTTAGGTCGGTTGTAAATAATAAATCGCTTACCAAACAGAAAACCCATACCATACATTTAGGACATATTGTCGATGGACCAAAAACGATTGATGAGGTGTTGGTTTCGGTTTTTAAAAACCCGAACTCCTATACCGGTGAAGATGTGGTTGAGGTGTCTTGTCATGGTTCTAATTATATTCAACAGGAAATTATTCAGTTGTTTCTTAGAAAAGGCTGTAGAACCGCAACGCCTGGAGAATTTACATTGCGAGCATTTTTAAATGGAAAACTAGATTTAAGTCAGGCGGAAGCTGTAGCCGATTTAATTGCCAGTGATAATGAGGCGTCTCATCAAATCGCCATGCAACAAATGCGTGGTGGATTTTCATCTGAAATCGCGAAACTTCGTGAAGAGTTATTGAATTTTGCTTCCTTAATAGAATTAGAATTAGATTTCGCTGAAGAAGACGTCGAGTTTGCAGACAGATCACAGTTTAAAGATTTAGTAGACCGCATTAGTGTTGTATTAAAGCGTTTAATCGATTCGTTTGCTGTAGGTAACGTTATTAAAAACGGAATTCCTGTTGCTATTGTAGGTGAACCAAACGTTGGTAAATCTACCTTGTTAAATGCCCTTTTAAATGAGGAACGTGCTATTGTTTCAGATATTGCAGGAACCACTCGCGATACCATTGAAGACGAAATTTCAATAGGAGGAATTGGTTTCAGGTTTATAGATACTGCAGGTATTCGAGAAACTCAGGATGTGGTTGAAAGCATCGGTATTAAAAAGACGTTTGAAAAAATCGAGCAAGCTCAGGTTGTGGTTTTCTTAGCAGATAGCACCAATCTTAAAGAAGACGGTTTCATTAGATCGTTTAAGATTGAAATTGAAAAAATTAAGAACAAATATCCGCAAAAGCCAATTGTTATTATAGCTAATAAAATCGATAAGCTTTCAGAAACCGAGATAGAAAACATTAAAATTCAGATTTCAGATTTACATTTATTATCGGCAAAAACTGGATTTGGTGTCGAAGAATTAAAGGATAAATTGCTAAGTTTTGTAAATACCGGAGCTTTAAGAAATAACGATACCATTGTAACAAATACAAGACACTACGATTCGTTGTTAAAAGCTTTAGAAGAGATTGAAAAAGTGCGCTACGGTTTAGATTCTGGTTTGTCTGGAGATTTATTGGCTATCGATATTCGTCAGGCTTTGTATTACTTCGGTGAAATTACTGGTCAGGTTACGAACGATGAGTTACTGGGTAATATTTTTGCTAATTTCTGTATCGGAAAATAATCACACAAAACATCACAAACAAAAACAAAGAAAACCCTTATTTTATAAGGGTTTTCTTTGTTTGTACTTTTAAAAAAAAATACCGTTAAATGTTTAGATCATTGATTCATTTTCATAAATCGATGCTCTAGTTTAGTTAACCATTGCTCTCTTTTCTCTGGGGAGACTTGTTTTACGTTATTGAAACTAATCCATTTTCGGTTTTTATATCCCAGCTTCCAGAATGTTCCTAATAGCATTGCTTTCTTAATAGCGTTACCAAAAATAGCCCAATAGAGGAATTTAGGCGTGTTCATGGTTGTTAAGATGGTTATGCCTTTAAGGTTGTTCCAAAGCGGTTTCATCCGCGTATTTTGAGTATTGGAATAGTCGTATGCGACTCCTGGAAAGATGACTTTATCGATAAACCCTTTGGTCATGGCAGGCATGAGTTCCCACCAGATGGGGAAAATAAATATAAGGTGATCGGCCTGTTTAATTCTATTGTTGTACTCTATAACTTTAGGATCTACAGGTTTTTTATCCCTAAAGGCCTTGAGGTCATTAGATGTCATTACAGGGTTGAAATTTTCTTTGTCAAGATGTATTAAATCAATGTCATGGCCATTTTTAATAAGACCTCTAGATACAGATTCTAAAATGGCATTGCAAAAGCTACCTTCGTATGGGTGGTTGAATATTATTACTACTTTCATTTGTACTGTTTTTAATATTGTACAAATGTCCTATCAATTCATTTTTTTGACGATAACAATTGTTAAGAAATCTATCTTCGGTTTCTAATCCTGCTTAAGGAAACAGACGTTATGCCTAAATAGGATGCTATGTAGTGCTGTGGAACCCTTAAAATAATTTCAGGATGAGTTTCAAGTAGGTTTAGATATCTTTTCTCCGGATTATCTTTTATTCTGGAAAGAAATAGTTTTTGGTAAGTGATTAGTCTATCGAAGGTGAGATCTTCAAATTGTTTTTTTACGTCTGGAGATTCTTCTAAGATTCTATCGAATTCGGTTTTGGACATCCAATAGATAACAGAGGATTCTATACTTTCGATAGTAAATAAACTTGGTTGGTTTGATTTAAAACTTTCAATAGATGCCACGATTTGACCTTCTGTGAAAAACTGAAATGTGATATCCTTTCCATTATTGTTAAACCAAGATCTTAAACAGCCTTTCTCAATAAAAAACACTTTTCTTGAAATTTCACCTTCATTAAGTAAGATTGTTTTAGCTGAGATTTCTTCTTTTGTGAGCAGGTGTTTGAATTTATTCCATTGCAATGTATTCATAGGTGTTGTTTAGCGTATAGGTGACGAAAATTCAATTCAAATGCGCTTTAAAAAGAAATAGTTAACATTAAAGCAAGTTAAATATTTTCTACGAATGTATTTAAAAACCCCTGTAGTAAATTACTTAAAGGTTTAAAATTGCAGCAACCAAT includes the following:
- a CDS encoding NAD(P)H-dependent oxidoreductase, whose translation is MKVVIIFNHPYEGSFCNAILESVSRGLIKNGHDIDLIHLDKENFNPVMTSNDLKAFRDKKPVDPKVIEYNNRIKQADHLIFIFPIWWELMPAMTKGFIDKVIFPGVAYDYSNTQNTRMKPLWNNLKGITILTTMNTPKFLYWAIFGNAIKKAMLLGTFWKLGYKNRKWISFNNVKQVSPEKREQWLTKLEHRFMKMNQ
- a CDS encoding Crp/Fnr family transcriptional regulator, producing the protein MNTLQWNKFKHLLTKEEISAKTILLNEGEISRKVFFIEKGCLRSWFNNNGKDITFQFFTEGQIVASIESFKSNQPSLFTIESIESSVIYWMSKTEFDRILEESPDVKKQFEDLTFDRLITYQKLFLSRIKDNPEKRYLNLLETHPEIILRVPQHYIASYLGITSVSLSRIRNRR